A genome region from Leptodactylus fuscus isolate aLepFus1 chromosome 6, aLepFus1.hap2, whole genome shotgun sequence includes the following:
- the LOC142210404 gene encoding E3 ubiquitin/ISG15 ligase TRIM25-like: MASADLRDELKCPICLEIYTNPVNLTCGHNYCQACIHRMLDTQTGSGAYNCPECRTTFPARPVLQRNIALCNIVKIFTSANPEQSGSGVHCSYCIYSAVPAVQSCLHCEASLCNNHLRVHSRSAEHVLTEATHTPEKRKCSVHKEILKYHCILDDACICATCCLVGEHHGHQVELLEEASEKKKEALRMFLDKLSSKRKKIEKRIQELEEHGSKDPGNEEATVLFPDKRGEQVLYTVSSLIQLFRIKKNKVSKKIRHLEELCMSSNPVPVLHEKDVDLHDFIGGEEDEEGCGRKVHDDVGQSSRTLNHLELVLDINTAANNILVSDDLKTMYWSTVYQNRPETAKRFQYNQILSIQIFSSGRHYWEVETSETGDWRLGVAYSRIDRKGDQSYFGDNNKSWCLRRLYKNQYSVMHDNMVTTCPHMFSCNRFRIFLDYDAGQLSFYELSSPIRHLHTVTATFNEPLHAAFGIGYWLSGEHCCLKILSYP, encoded by the coding sequence ATGGCGTCTGCTGATCTCCGAGACGAGCTTAAGTGTCCAATCTGCCTGGAGATCTACACGAACCCTGTGAACCTGACGTGTGGCCACAACTACTGCCAGGCCTGTATCCACCGCATGTTGGATACTCAGACGGGATCTGGAGCTTATAACTGCCCTGAATGCCGGACGACTTTCCCGGCCCGCCCCGTGCTGCAGAGGAACATTGCCCTTTGTAACATCGTCAAAATCTTCACATCTGCAAACCCAGAACAGAGCGGAAGTGGAGTGCATtgttcatactgtatatactctgccGTTCCTGCTGTTCAGTCCTGTCTACACTGTGAAGCTTCTCTGTGCAACAACCACTTAAGAGTCCATAGCAGGTCAGCAGAACATGTCTTAACAGAAGCCACCCATACCCCAGAAAAGAGGAAATGCTCTGTCCACAAGGAAATCCTGAAGTATCATTGCATCTTAGATGATGCTTGtatctgtgccacctgttgtttgGTTGGAGAACATCATGGTCACCAGGTGGAGCTACTGGAGGAAgcctctgagaagaagaaagaggcCCTCAGGATGTTCCTGGACAAGCTCTCCTCCAAGCGAAAAAAGATTGAGAAGAGGATCCAAGAGCTAGAAGAACATGGATCAAAAGATCCTGGGAATGAAGAAGCCACTGTCCTGTTTCCAGACAAGAGAGGTGaacaagtgttatacacagtgtCAAGTCTCATCCAGCTGTTCCGGATCAAGAAGAACAAGGTTTCCAAGAAAATTCGCCACCTTGAGGAACTGTGTATGTCAAGCAATCCAGTGCCCGTCTTACATGAGAAGGATGTGGACCTTCATGACTTTATTGGTGGAGAAGAAGATGAGGAAGGATGTGGCCGAAAGGTCCATGATGATGTAGGCCAGAGCTCAAGAACTCTAAACCATCTAGAGCTGGTTCTTGACATAAACACAGCTGCCAATAATATACTGGTATCAGATGACCTGAAAACCATGTACTGGTCCACCGTATACCAAAACCGTCCTGAAACAGCAAAGAGGTTCCAGTATAATCAGATCTTAAGTATCCAAATCTTCTCTTCTGGTCGACATTATTGGGAGGTTGAGACCAGTGAAACGGGAGACTGGAGACTAGGTGTAGCCTACAGCAGAATAGACAGGAAAGGGGACCAGTCCTACTTTGGAGACAATAACAAATCGTGGTGTCTCCGTAGATTGTATAAAAATCAGTATTCGGTTATGCATGACAACATGGTGACCACCTGCCCTCATATGTTCTCCTGTAATAGATTCCGGATATTTCTGGACTATGATGCTGGCCAGTTGTCCTTTTATGAATTAAGTAGCCCCATTAGACACCTTCACACTGTCACGGCCACCTTCAATGAGCCCCTCCATGCTGCTTTTGGTATAGGATATTGGTTGTCTGGGGAACACTGCTGCCTGAAGATCCTTAGTTACCCATAG
- the LOC142210402 gene encoding E3 ubiquitin-protein ligase TRIM39-like, which translates to MASSDLRDELSCSICLNVYTDPVNLRCGHNFCRECITLVLDKQRGSGTYSCPDCRATSKKRPPLQKNIALSNITRRLQSHQTRRVVFGVTCTYCVHSLVPAVKSCVLCEASLCDDHLRVHSKAAEHVLTEPTTNLESRKCSVHKKILEYYCTEDSTCICVSCCLVGEHKGHQIETLDETSRKKKQKLKNIMETLNTKTKEIDERIQNLQEHMRRLKGKATYMEERVNLLFTDVKRQLEVLQKSILCNISWKLQFALSSVSEMVQELEIRKADLAWKTGYLEELYNMTDPLPILQMPDGESIIPGGVVDHEDNEVQEIRDLDVCHISKNIQTRIQDTIKNINVWLFMEDPIDLQLDVNTSATNVRISEDQRTVTWSETVQNLPETPQRFEEYQVLSLRSFSSGRHYWKMETSKDGVWRFGVCYPSMDRKGKESIIGNNKKSWCLSKLIRHAVVHEHQVDKLRINIESHKYGIYLDYEGGQLSFYELGDYIKHLHTFTATFTEPLHPAFHVSYDLLHCIFGDNLESEVWIRTGNCVG; encoded by the coding sequence ATGGCGTCCTCCGATCTGAGGGACGAGCTGAGCTGCTCTATCTGTCTGAACGTTTACACTGACCCTGTGAATTTGAGATGTGGCCACAACTTCTGCCGAGAGTGCATCACCCTAGTGCTGGATAAACAACGGGGATCTGGAACGTATAGCTGTCCGGACTGTAGAGCAACTTCTAAAAAGCGTCCTCCACTGCAGAAGAACATAGCCCTGAGCAACATCACAAGGCGACTCCAGTCTCACCAGACAAGACGGGTGGTGTTTGGGGTCACGTGTACTTACTGCGTTCACTCTCTGGTACCTGCTGTAAAGTCCTGTGTGTTATGTGAAGCCTCACTATGTGATGATCACCTAAGAGTTCATAGCAAGGCAGCAGAACACGTCTTGACTGAGCCCACCACTAACCTAGAGAGCAGAAAATGCTCTGTTCACAAGAAGATCCTGGAATATTATTGCACCGAGGACTCTACCTGcatctgtgtgtcctgctgtttgGTTGGAGAACACAAGGGTCACCAGATCGAGACACTGGATGAAACCTCGAGAAAGAAGAAACAGAAACTCAAGAATATCATGGAGACACTGAACACAAAAACTAAGGAGATTGATGAAAGAATCCAGAATCTCCAGGAACATATGAGACGATTGAAAGGCAAAGCAACATATATGGAAGAAAGAGTCAACCTTCTTTTTACTGATGTCAAGAGACAGCTTGAAGTCCTACAGAAAAGCATCTTATGTAACATCTCTTGGAAGCTACAGTTTGCATTGTCCTCAGTCTCTGAAATGGTCCAAGAATTGGAAATAAGGAAGGCAGACCTAGCCTGGAAGACAGGTTACCTTGAGGAACTGTATAACATGACTGACCCCTTACCTATCCTACAAATGCCAGATGGTGAGAGCATCATCCCTGGTGGGGTTGTTGATCACGAAGACAATGAGGTCCAAGAAATTAGAGATCTTGATGTGTGTCATATCTCAAAGAATATACAGACTCGTATACAAGATACAATCAAGAACATCAATGTGTGGCTCTTCATGGAAGACCCTATAGACTTACAGCTGGACGTTAACACAAGCGCTACCAATGTACGAATATCAGAAGATCAGAGGACTGTGACCTGGTCAGAGACAGTCCAAAATCTCCCAGAAACCCCACAGAGATTTGAGGAATATCAAGTACTGAGTCTTAGAAGCTTCTCTTCAGGACGACATTACTGGAAAATGGAGACCAGTAAGGATGGAGTCTGGAGATTTGGTGTGTGTTACCCCAGTATGGACAGGAAAGGAAAGGAGTCCATTATTGGAAACAACAAGAAGTCCTGGTGTTTGTCTAAATTAATCCGTCATGCTGTAGTCCACGAACATCAAGTAGATAAGTTACGAATAAATATAGAAAGTCACAAGTATGGAATCTACCTGGACTATGAAGGAGGCCAATTGTCCTTTTATGAGCTTGGAGACTACATCAAACATCTGCACACCTTCACAGCCACCTTCACTGAGCCCTTACATCCAGCTTTTCATGTCTCTTATGATTTACTCCATTGCATTTTTGGAGATAATTTAGAATCTGAAGTCTGGATCAGAACTGGGAATTGCGTAGGATGA